In one Mycoplasmopsis canis PG 14 genomic region, the following are encoded:
- a CDS encoding IS30 family transposase yields MIRKIDDKKCLIILLEKQTRKSYNTITKRGSKYIHQALNNMTKKFNLNIKSLNADNGKENFLLNKIMPKERLSECLSYSSWQKGSAKNMHRLIRYFIPKGKSLDSYTQEEIDFMTEWINNYRKIINQP; encoded by the coding sequence GTGATAAGGAAAATTGACGATAAAAAGTGTTTAATAATCTTGTTAGAAAAACAAACCAGAAAATCATATAACACAATAACCAAAAGAGGTTCAAAATATATTCATCAAGCTTTAAATAATATGACTAAGAAATTTAATTTAAACATTAAATCCTTAAATGCTGATAATGGTAAGGAAAATTTTTTATTAAATAAAATTATGCCTAAAGAACGATTATCCGAATGTCTTTCATATAGTTCATGACAAAAAGGCTCCGCCAAAAATATGCATAGATTAATAAGGTATTTTATTCCTAAGGGTAAAAGTCTTGATAGTTATACTCAAGAAGAAATTGATTTTATGACGGAATGAATAAATAACTATAGAAAAATTATTAATCAACCTTAG
- a CDS encoding phenylalanine--tRNA ligase subunit beta, producing the protein MILSLKHLNKYLPNIKLSSKDVEKALNELGFEVEEIKPFSNVTGVTFAKVMNVYQNPNSDRLDVVELSTKNGNITIQTNNRILKNNDLVICFPVGATKDGVEFKEVELKGIKSQGMMASWSEIGYQYDLLSEKDQLLVLPNDFASINDDAMELLGINDTIIEISTTANRNDANSYYFLAKELAAYFETEFKPLFSLTNKKDFDSKFKVDKGIAKELSFLEVHGKSETSLYEKMLLAKHGISSLFDWAVNLTNLTLLEIGSPAHVYNAKTLTKNLKAAMYSGKLELLGKKEVEVKNVLAINDDEKVISLASVMGIESTKTDTTNNEYLFEIGVFDSKLVRHGAKEIKLSSNSSNQGSRFISQEVAKLGIEYIRSKTNSLAISQIIGEISDLNQREIKIDNKKLQTYSGIEDLTVFDKAKKQLESLGFIFKKDTVLVPNYRYDVSYFEDIIEELFRFYSYQKFMPQSINITSLKTQKRDKNKLFWMHQGYSETRTFTLVSKDKNKFNPLEIKEDIDLITFVSKERESVRKSIITSLQEVVEYNQKRKLEQINIFEEGMISSEEFVYGLASTTKSFKEIKQDIINFLNLELSFKKFDNNELIHPNVSAKILYNGNVIGWIGKIHPKYDETNAYYAEFIVPVNHNSAIKFSSIDLEPMKTIDLTFEIHNNSSIEEAINKINTIKKPFEIKVVDDYKKEFTHNVTLRITDQESVIEEINKHFN; encoded by the coding sequence ATGATTCTATCACTTAAACATTTAAATAAGTATTTGCCTAATATAAAATTAAGTTCAAAAGATGTTGAAAAAGCATTGAATGAACTTGGATTCGAAGTTGAAGAAATTAAACCTTTTTCAAATGTAACTGGTGTTACTTTTGCAAAGGTAATGAACGTTTATCAAAATCCCAATTCAGACAGATTAGATGTAGTTGAATTAAGTACTAAAAATGGGAATATAACTATCCAAACAAATAATAGAATTCTTAAAAACAATGATTTAGTTATTTGTTTTCCTGTTGGTGCCACTAAAGATGGTGTAGAATTCAAAGAAGTAGAATTAAAAGGGATTAAATCGCAAGGTATGATGGCGTCTTGATCAGAAATAGGTTATCAATATGACTTATTATCTGAAAAAGATCAATTATTAGTTTTACCTAATGATTTTGCTTCGATAAATGACGATGCCATGGAATTATTAGGCATTAATGACACAATCATCGAAATTAGCACAACAGCAAATAGAAATGATGCTAATTCATATTATTTTTTGGCAAAAGAACTTGCTGCTTATTTTGAAACAGAGTTTAAACCTTTATTCTCTTTAACAAATAAAAAGGATTTTGATTCTAAATTTAAAGTAGACAAAGGAATTGCGAAAGAATTATCATTTTTAGAAGTTCACGGAAAAAGCGAGACGAGTCTTTATGAAAAAATGCTTTTAGCAAAACATGGTATCTCTTCTTTATTTGATTGAGCTGTTAACTTAACTAACTTGACTTTATTAGAAATAGGTTCACCTGCTCATGTTTATAATGCAAAAACATTAACAAAAAACCTAAAAGCCGCTATGTACTCAGGTAAATTAGAATTACTAGGTAAAAAAGAAGTTGAGGTAAAGAATGTTTTAGCAATCAATGATGATGAAAAAGTAATTTCTTTAGCTTCTGTTATGGGTATTGAATCAACTAAAACAGATACAACAAATAATGAATACCTTTTTGAAATTGGTGTATTTGATTCTAAATTAGTTAGGCATGGTGCTAAAGAAATTAAACTTTCATCTAACTCATCAAATCAAGGGTCAAGATTTATTTCGCAAGAAGTTGCTAAACTAGGTATAGAATATATTAGATCAAAAACTAATAGTTTAGCTATTTCGCAAATTATTGGTGAAATTTCAGATTTAAATCAAAGAGAAATAAAAATTGATAATAAAAAGCTACAGACTTATTCAGGTATTGAAGATTTAACCGTATTTGATAAAGCAAAAAAACAATTAGAATCATTAGGCTTTATTTTTAAAAAAGATACTGTATTAGTGCCTAACTATAGATATGATGTATCTTATTTTGAAGATATTATTGAAGAATTATTTAGATTTTATTCATATCAAAAATTTATGCCTCAAAGCATTAATATAACTTCTTTAAAAACACAAAAGAGGGATAAAAATAAATTATTCTGAATGCATCAAGGGTATAGTGAAACAAGAACATTTACTTTAGTTTCTAAAGATAAAAATAAATTTAATCCCCTGGAAATAAAAGAAGATATCGATTTAATTACCTTTGTTTCGAAAGAAAGAGAATCAGTAAGAAAATCAATAATTACATCATTACAAGAAGTTGTTGAATATAATCAAAAAAGAAAACTTGAACAAATCAATATTTTTGAAGAAGGAATGATTAGTTCAGAAGAGTTTGTATATGGCTTAGCTTCAACAACTAAATCATTTAAAGAAATTAAACAAGATATAATAAACTTTTTAAATCTAGAACTATCATTTAAAAAGTTTGATAATAATGAATTAATTCACCCAAATGTTTCTGCAAAGATTTTATACAACGGTAATGTTATTGGGTGAATAGGAAAAATTCACCCTAAATATGACGAAACAAATGCGTATTATGCTGAGTTTATTGTACCAGTTAACCATAATAGTGCTATTAAGTTTTCTTCTATCGACCTTGAACCAATGAAAACAATTGATCTGACATTTGAAATTCATAACAATTCAAGCATAGAAGAAGCGATAAATAAAATAAATACAATTAAAAAACCTTTTGAGATTAAAGTTGTGGATGATTATAAAAAAGAATTTACACATAATGTAACACTTAGAATTACAGATCAAGAATCCGTTATTGAAGAAATCAATAAACATTTTAATTAA
- the rpsB gene encoding 30S ribosomal protein S2: MTTENKKVEKKVEVKQDRTPIISKDKLLEAGSYFGHKTHAWNPKMKEYLVPNKKVKGAHIIDVYKTQSHLEYAYKLVNNLAAKGTQFIFVGTKKQAREAVKVAAERTNSLYVTERWLGGTLTNNETIMRRVNAMEDLEAKAATNFKGYTKKEALNFTKELDKLHKNLNGIRTMKRLPQVMIIADPNEDEIAVKEAKRKGLKVISILDSNSNPDAVDLGVPGNDDSAKFIYVFMTIIADAIVKAKGGEQVYAYQDDSKIVLPEFQQPKTALEAENQEN, translated from the coding sequence ATGACAACAGAAAACAAAAAAGTTGAGAAAAAAGTTGAAGTTAAACAAGATAGAACTCCAATTATCTCAAAAGACAAATTACTTGAAGCTGGTTCATATTTTGGACACAAGACACATGCTTGAAACCCAAAAATGAAAGAGTATTTAGTTCCAAACAAAAAAGTTAAGGGTGCTCACATTATTGATGTTTACAAAACACAAAGCCACCTTGAATATGCTTACAAATTAGTTAACAATTTGGCAGCAAAAGGAACACAATTCATTTTTGTCGGAACAAAAAAACAAGCTCGTGAAGCTGTTAAAGTTGCTGCAGAAAGAACAAACTCACTTTATGTAACAGAAAGATGATTAGGTGGAACATTAACAAATAACGAAACAATTATGCGTCGTGTTAACGCAATGGAAGACCTAGAAGCTAAAGCAGCTACAAACTTCAAAGGTTACACAAAGAAAGAAGCTTTAAACTTTACTAAAGAATTAGATAAATTACACAAAAACTTAAATGGTATTCGTACAATGAAACGTTTACCACAAGTTATGATTATTGCTGATCCTAACGAAGATGAAATTGCAGTTAAAGAGGCAAAAAGAAAAGGATTGAAAGTTATTTCAATTCTTGACTCAAATTCAAATCCTGATGCAGTTGATTTAGGTGTGCCAGGTAACGATGATTCAGCAAAATTCATTTATGTATTTATGACAATCATTGCTGATGCTATTGTTAAAGCTAAAGGTGGAGAACAAGTTTACGCTTACCAAGATGATAGCAAAATTGTTTTACCAGAATTTCAACAACCAAAAACAGCATTAGAAGCTGAAAATCAAGAAAACTAA
- a CDS encoding MHJ_0274 family protein, giving the protein MEIMYNEKTASSENSSIFGGDSSVIIWIILGVLISLLVIYFIYSWIKDKINKKKTRQAAIQLEKNAAIYWYETTLKINELIRLNRIQHENFVVSIGEFKMSEINNAASDTINDLMNEYEFKNYLLSNEKYSTYVSNIKVLKDLNSNLWDKKLSNSSLKFFEDELPKSEKAAREAISTELSDLKSTSELYDEIKAKYNEKLDKKVNNEGQNEQI; this is encoded by the coding sequence ATGGAAATTATGTATAATGAAAAAACTGCTTCTAGCGAAAATTCTAGCATTTTTGGTGGCGATTCATCAGTTATTATTTGAATAATTCTAGGAGTTTTAATTTCTCTTCTTGTTATTTATTTTATATATTCGTGAATAAAAGACAAAATTAACAAGAAAAAAACAAGACAAGCCGCAATTCAATTAGAAAAAAATGCAGCAATTTATTGATATGAAACAACCTTAAAAATAAATGAATTAATTAGATTAAACAGAATTCAACACGAAAACTTTGTTGTAAGTATTGGTGAATTTAAAATGAGCGAAATAAATAATGCGGCTTCTGATACTATAAATGATTTAATGAATGAATATGAGTTTAAAAATTATTTACTTTCAAACGAAAAATATTCAACTTATGTATCAAATATAAAAGTGTTAAAAGATTTAAATTCAAACTTATGGGATAAAAAACTTTCTAATTCCTCTTTAAAATTTTTTGAAGATGAATTGCCTAAGTCTGAAAAGGCGGCCAGGGAAGCTATATCTACAGAGTTATCTGATTTAAAATCAACAAGTGAACTTTATGACGAAATTAAGGCAAAGTATAATGAAAAACTTGATAAAAAAGTGAATAATGAAGGTCAAAATGAACAAATTTAA
- a CDS encoding replication-associated recombination protein A, translating to MISKNLANYLRPKSISEIIGQHHIKALLRSVIDKQIATSFIFFGESGIGKTSAAMALATEMKLSFGYFNASVGSKNELMNILENNKIIIIDEIHRLNKDKQEILLSYLEFDKIIVYATTTENPYFKVVPAIRSRMQILQFYKLEIPEIVKGLRKIVNNEFPELMISDSKLELLANYSSGDYRSSINNLQMLATLKTDYTDITEKDLKTIIPNINFYSDQNSSEHYNNLSAFHKSVRGSDIDAALYYGFLILASGDYDGLFRRMLALAYEDIGLANPQMGQRVLSAIEAFERLGMPEGELPIAYAIADLSLSPKSNSVYLAKEKVKDIILSQGKVFRIPNHLRDAHYNSASKLGDGIGYKYPHDFKNNWVPQMYLPKELREAKFYFNGNNKYENDLKKYWEIIKDNWKKQ from the coding sequence ATGATAAGTAAAAATCTTGCAAATTATTTAAGACCAAAATCAATTTCTGAAATAATAGGGCAACATCACATTAAAGCTCTTTTAAGATCAGTGATCGATAAACAAATAGCAACAAGTTTTATATTTTTTGGGGAAAGTGGTATTGGCAAAACATCAGCGGCTATGGCATTAGCTACTGAAATGAAGCTTTCTTTTGGTTATTTTAATGCTTCAGTCGGTTCTAAAAACGAATTAATGAATATCTTAGAAAATAATAAGATAATTATTATTGATGAAATACATAGATTGAATAAAGACAAACAAGAAATATTACTATCATACTTAGAATTTGACAAAATAATAGTATATGCTACTACAACTGAAAACCCCTATTTTAAAGTAGTTCCTGCTATAAGAAGCAGAATGCAAATTTTACAATTTTATAAGTTAGAGATACCTGAAATTGTAAAGGGGCTTAGAAAAATTGTGAATAATGAGTTTCCTGAATTAATGATATCGGATTCTAAATTAGAACTACTAGCTAATTATTCATCAGGAGATTATAGATCAAGCATAAATAATTTACAAATGCTTGCAACATTAAAAACTGATTACACTGATATAACTGAAAAAGATTTAAAAACAATAATTCCAAATATTAATTTTTATAGTGATCAAAATTCATCAGAACATTACAATAACCTTTCTGCATTTCACAAATCAGTTAGAGGTAGTGATATAGATGCAGCGCTTTATTATGGCTTTTTAATTTTAGCCTCAGGAGATTATGACGGTCTTTTTAGAAGAATGCTGGCTTTAGCGTATGAGGATATAGGTTTAGCTAATCCTCAAATGGGGCAAAGAGTTCTCTCGGCAATAGAAGCGTTTGAAAGATTAGGCATGCCAGAAGGCGAATTACCTATTGCCTATGCTATAGCTGATTTATCTTTATCTCCAAAAAGCAATTCAGTTTATTTAGCTAAAGAAAAAGTTAAAGATATAATCCTTAGTCAAGGAAAGGTTTTCAGAATTCCGAATCATTTAAGAGATGCTCACTATAATTCGGCAAGTAAATTAGGTGATGGGATTGGTTATAAATACCCTCATGATTTTAAAAATAACTGAGTTCCTCAAATGTATTTACCAAAAGAATTAAGAGAAGCAAAATTTTATTTTAATGGTAACAACAAATATGAGAATGATTTAAAAAAATATTGAGAAATAATTAAAGATAATTGAAAAAAACAATAA
- the tsf gene encoding translation elongation factor Ts, which yields MSDNKMELIKELRARTNSSLIDCKKALEASNYDLEGAINWLKENGIVKAAKKAGRIAAEGAVIAVGDDKHAVLVEINSETDFAAKNDKFVKLLNEVAQEILKSNVSTLEEALQVKLSNGTSVENALVEATSVIGEKISLRRISSLKANEGEVLGVYVHANQQVAAVVKVNGKNVDAAKNVAMHVSAMNPEFALVSQIPAERLEAIKAGFEKPAGFENKPANIQEKIQEGWLDKQLSEFVLEKQPFVMEDSLSVQKYLANNNTSLVEVARFEVGEGIEKVQSNFAADVASMVVK from the coding sequence ATGAGTGATAACAAAATGGAATTAATCAAAGAATTAAGAGCTAGAACTAATTCTTCATTAATTGACTGTAAAAAAGCTTTAGAAGCTTCAAATTATGATCTTGAAGGCGCAATTAATTGACTTAAAGAAAATGGTATCGTTAAAGCTGCTAAAAAAGCAGGTAGAATTGCAGCTGAAGGTGCAGTTATTGCAGTTGGTGATGATAAACACGCTGTTTTAGTAGAAATTAACTCTGAAACAGACTTTGCAGCAAAAAATGATAAATTTGTTAAATTATTAAACGAAGTTGCACAAGAAATTTTAAAAAGTAATGTTTCAACACTTGAAGAGGCATTACAAGTTAAATTATCAAATGGTACATCAGTAGAAAATGCTTTAGTTGAAGCTACTTCAGTTATTGGTGAAAAAATTTCATTACGTCGTATTAGTTCATTAAAAGCTAACGAAGGTGAAGTTTTAGGTGTATATGTACACGCAAACCAACAAGTTGCTGCGGTTGTAAAAGTAAATGGTAAAAATGTTGATGCAGCTAAAAATGTTGCAATGCATGTTTCAGCAATGAATCCAGAATTTGCTTTAGTTAGTCAAATACCTGCAGAACGTTTAGAAGCTATTAAAGCGGGATTTGAAAAACCAGCGGGATTTGAAAATAAACCAGCTAACATTCAAGAAAAAATTCAAGAAGGATGATTAGATAAACAATTATCAGAATTTGTTCTAGAAAAACAACCATTCGTAATGGAAGATTCTTTATCAGTTCAAAAATATTTAGCAAACAACAACACATCATTAGTTGAAGTTGCTAGATTTGAAGTTGGTGAAGGAATCGAAAAAGTTCAGTCAAACTTTGCAGCAGACGTTGCAAGCATGGTTGTAAAATAA
- a CDS encoding uracil-DNA glycosylase produces the protein MKDSFLRILQTEGQKPYFRNILKKLEESEKNNIQIFPHQMDMFRPFEFFQTNETKLIILGQDPYHQINIADGLAFSTNHIKTPASLKNIFKEVKKDYPNAKFGTNSLIKWAKQGVLLLNTVLTVEEGKPNSHKDIGWEKFVEIVIQDIILENPNVLILALGGQAHKVVENALKLRNYNKDNLFKLSHPSPLGYRHSFENSNVFKKINEKLHSFNQKEIEWSL, from the coding sequence ATGAAAGATAGTTTTCTAAGAATTTTGCAAACAGAAGGACAAAAACCATATTTTCGAAATATATTAAAAAAACTAGAGGAATCAGAAAAAAATAATATTCAAATATTCCCTCATCAAATGGATATGTTTAGACCTTTTGAGTTTTTTCAAACAAACGAAACAAAACTAATTATTTTAGGTCAAGATCCTTATCACCAAATAAACATAGCAGATGGGCTAGCTTTTTCTACAAATCACATCAAAACTCCAGCAAGCTTGAAAAATATTTTTAAGGAAGTTAAAAAAGATTATCCAAATGCTAAATTCGGAACAAATTCCTTAATTAAATGAGCTAAACAAGGTGTATTATTATTAAATACAGTATTAACAGTCGAAGAAGGGAAACCAAATTCACATAAAGATATCGGTTGAGAAAAATTTGTTGAAATAGTTATTCAAGACATTATTTTAGAAAACCCTAATGTTTTAATATTGGCATTAGGCGGACAAGCACATAAAGTTGTTGAAAATGCACTGAAATTAAGAAATTACAATAAAGACAATTTATTTAAGTTATCACACCCTTCTCCATTGGGTTATAGACATAGTTTTGAAAATTCAAACGTATTTAAGAAAATAAATGAAAAACTTCATTCTTTTAATCAAAAAGAGATTGAATGAAGTTTATAG
- the pgsA gene encoding CDP-diacylglycerol--glycerol-3-phosphate 3-phosphatidyltransferase produces MNKFKVNKNNIPNLLTLFRMVLILPLLIIFPIAWALSINTNLSSINIALTSIILVIFVIAMFTDFLDGYLARKWKVVSNFGKLWDPLADKVMTTSVLIFLAWMNIIPFWIVVILVIRDIVVDGARVVMSKNNISIAANLYGKLKTLVLSIAIIFVMIMYLSLGNLFSNNLYVLLFNIPTLIGLALSLISGFIYLKTTFKINKTK; encoded by the coding sequence ATGAACAAATTTAAAGTAAATAAAAATAATATACCAAATTTACTAACTTTATTTAGAATGGTATTAATATTGCCTTTATTAATTATTTTTCCAATAGCGTGAGCTTTATCTATAAATACAAATTTATCATCAATTAATATAGCTTTAACATCAATTATCTTAGTGATTTTTGTTATCGCTATGTTTACGGATTTCCTTGATGGTTATTTAGCAAGAAAGTGAAAAGTTGTATCTAATTTTGGAAAATTATGAGATCCTTTAGCTGATAAAGTAATGACTACTTCAGTTTTAATTTTTCTAGCATGAATGAATATTATTCCTTTTTGAATTGTTGTTATATTAGTAATAAGAGATATAGTTGTTGATGGAGCTAGAGTTGTTATGTCAAAAAATAATATAAGTATTGCGGCTAACTTATACGGAAAACTAAAAACGCTTGTATTAAGCATTGCAATCATTTTTGTAATGATTATGTATTTATCATTGGGTAATTTATTTAGCAATAATTTATATGTATTATTATTTAATATTCCAACACTAATAGGTCTTGCATTAAGTTTAATTTCTGGATTTATTTATTTAAAAACAACTTTTAAAATTAACAAAACAAAATAA
- a CDS encoding phenylalanine--tRNA ligase subunit alpha, with product MRNLDLINNLEDLKKAKSDAFGPNGEIFKMQQQLKNASIEDKKIIGQKINTLKKDYEDFFKQAEQKIKDIQINKRVESEKVDVSEPTLKPASLNPITITEERLKDWFIQHGYYQQTASEIVSDLYNFEKLNIPQDHPARAMHDSLYLNATTLLRTHNTGVTAVVLEENKNKELGTFAIGKVYRNDEDDATHSHQFTQLDFVAVGKVSFPNLIWTLKSMLSYVLEEEVEIRLRPSYFPFTEPSVEVDVFYKNRWIEILGAGMLHPRVLEMAGYDNGMNGFAAGLGIERITMIKYGFNDIRDLYRNDLRIMEQFNNER from the coding sequence ATGAGAAATTTAGATTTAATAAATAACTTAGAAGATTTGAAGAAAGCTAAGTCAGATGCTTTTGGTCCAAATGGTGAAATATTTAAAATGCAACAACAATTAAAAAATGCCTCAATTGAAGATAAAAAAATCATAGGACAAAAAATTAATACTCTAAAAAAAGATTATGAAGATTTTTTTAAACAAGCTGAGCAAAAAATCAAAGATATACAAATTAATAAACGTGTAGAAAGTGAAAAAGTGGATGTTAGTGAGCCAACATTAAAACCGGCTTCATTAAACCCTATAACAATCACGGAAGAAAGACTTAAAGATTGATTTATACAACATGGTTATTATCAACAAACCGCAAGTGAAATAGTATCTGATTTATATAACTTTGAAAAGTTAAATATTCCTCAAGATCACCCGGCGAGAGCAATGCATGATTCATTATATTTAAATGCGACAACATTATTAAGAACCCATAATACAGGTGTTACAGCCGTTGTGTTAGAAGAAAATAAAAACAAAGAATTAGGAACCTTCGCTATTGGTAAAGTTTACAGAAATGATGAAGATGATGCTACACACTCACACCAATTTACTCAATTAGACTTTGTTGCAGTAGGAAAGGTTAGTTTCCCTAATTTGATTTGAACTTTAAAATCAATGCTTTCTTATGTTTTAGAAGAAGAAGTGGAAATTCGTCTCAGACCAAGTTACTTCCCTTTCACAGAACCTAGTGTTGAGGTAGATGTATTTTACAAAAATAGATGAATTGAAATATTAGGTGCTGGAATGTTGCATCCAAGAGTCTTAGAAATGGCTGGATACGATAACGGGATGAATGGTTTTGCAGCAGGATTAGGTATCGAAAGAATAACGATGATAAAATACGGTTTTAATGATATTAGAGATCTCTATAGAAATGATTTAAGAATTATGGAGCAATTCAATAATGAAAGATAG
- a CDS encoding dihydrofolate reductase codes for MILASTVSGLIGLKDNTLPWYIPKDLIFFSEQTKNSILIFGNNTFQNLPEKMFINKKNRKFYVLSIEKIRQNTNFIDKEFNSISELELFLTENNNKNKDIYLCGGKFIYETFFNHASELYLTTIKNNLDKNFKDEEKIILDIKKIKSFFKNKEKIIYEDFQIKIEKYSK; via the coding sequence ATGATTTTAGCAAGTACTGTATCAGGATTAATTGGTCTTAAAGACAATACACTTCCATGATATATTCCGAAAGATTTAATTTTTTTTAGCGAGCAAACTAAAAACTCAATTTTAATATTTGGAAATAATACTTTTCAAAACTTGCCAGAAAAAATGTTTATAAATAAAAAAAATAGAAAGTTTTATGTCTTATCGATAGAAAAAATTCGTCAAAATACAAATTTTATTGATAAAGAGTTTAATTCTATTAGTGAATTAGAATTATTTCTAACAGAAAATAACAATAAGAATAAAGATATTTACTTATGTGGTGGAAAATTTATTTATGAAACTTTTTTTAATCACGCTTCTGAATTATATTTAACAACTATAAAAAATAATTTAGACAAAAATTTTAAAGATGAGGAAAAAATTATTTTAGATATAAAAAAAATAAAATCTTTTTTTAAAAATAAAGAAAAAATAATTTACGAAGATTTTCAAATAAAAATTGAAAAGTACTCAAAATAA
- the glyA gene encoding serine hydroxymethyltransferase encodes MYSKISLKDTLIQNAINSELKRQEDHVELIASENFVSEDVLKAQGSVLTNKYGEGYPNARYYGGCENVDIVEQAAIDRLKELFGVKYANVQPYSGSTANAAAIAAAISNGGKIMGLSLSSGGHLTHGYKINFSGIFYDSISYDLGQDGLLDYDAIEEMALREKPDLIICGYSAYSRTIDFKRFKEIADKSGAKLMADIAHIAGLIAAKVHPSPVGYADVITSTTHKTLRGGRGGIIMTNDEEIAKKVSRWVFPGYQGGPLFHAIAGKAVAFYEALQPQFVDYAKNIIKNAKLMSEKFKKLGAKIVSNGTDNHLFMIDVFNTYGINGKQAEDILHKINITLNKNTIPFDTLNPRLGSGIRIGTAAMTSRNFTKWEELAEIIHNTLLNYSTLSIDNEESNRVLEVYKQQVLEFLKESPIIKNYLN; translated from the coding sequence ATGTATTCAAAAATTTCATTAAAAGATACTTTAATTCAAAATGCTATAAATAGTGAGCTGAAAAGACAAGAAGACCATGTTGAGTTAATAGCTTCAGAAAATTTTGTTTCTGAAGATGTTTTAAAAGCACAAGGAAGTGTATTAACAAACAAATATGGTGAAGGTTATCCTAATGCTAGATATTATGGTGGTTGCGAAAACGTTGATATAGTTGAACAAGCTGCTATAGATAGATTAAAAGAATTATTTGGGGTTAAGTACGCAAACGTTCAACCTTACTCAGGTTCTACTGCCAATGCAGCAGCAATAGCAGCAGCAATTTCTAATGGAGGAAAAATAATGGGTCTTTCATTAAGTTCAGGTGGACATTTAACGCATGGTTATAAAATAAATTTTAGTGGTATATTTTATGATTCAATTTCATATGATTTAGGTCAAGACGGATTATTAGATTATGACGCAATTGAAGAAATGGCATTAAGAGAAAAACCTGATTTAATTATTTGCGGATATTCAGCTTATTCGAGAACTATAGATTTTAAACGTTTTAAAGAAATAGCTGATAAATCAGGGGCTAAATTAATGGCAGATATTGCGCATATAGCTGGTTTAATAGCTGCAAAAGTTCATCCATCACCAGTGGGGTATGCAGATGTTATAACATCAACGACTCATAAAACATTACGTGGTGGACGCGGTGGTATAATTATGACGAATGACGAGGAAATCGCAAAGAAGGTAAGCCGTTGAGTTTTCCCAGGTTATCAAGGTGGGCCATTATTTCATGCTATCGCAGGTAAAGCTGTAGCATTTTATGAAGCCTTGCAACCTCAATTTGTAGATTACGCAAAAAACATTATTAAAAACGCAAAATTAATGTCTGAAAAATTTAAGAAACTTGGAGCAAAAATAGTAAGTAATGGTACAGATAATCATTTATTTATGATTGATGTATTTAATACATACGGAATAAACGGAAAACAAGCTGAAGATATTTTGCATAAGATTAATATCACATTAAATAAAAATACTATACCTTTTGATACTTTAAATCCACGCTTAGGTAGTGGTATAAGAATTGGAACCGCAGCAATGACAAGCAGAAACTTCACTAAGTGAGAAGAGCTTGCTGAAATTATTCACAATACATTATTAAATTATTCAACATTAAGTATTGACAACGAAGAATCCAATAGAGTTTTAGAAGTTTATAAGCAACAAGTTTTAGAATTCTTAAAAGAATCACCAATTATTAAGAATTATTTAAATTAA